Genomic window (Macadamia integrifolia cultivar HAES 741 unplaced genomic scaffold, SCU_Mint_v3 scaffold1467, whole genome shotgun sequence):
AACCAGAAAGAATTAATATGAAGTAATTGAAAAGAGGTTAATTAGATACAAGAACGAAGAAGAATCCCCTTAATCATTGTTAGAATACTGATAAGGTTGATTACGAACAAAATATGCAGTATTGTTGAAATTACTTTCTCTAATAATTTTAATATTCTTCATTATAGGATCTCATACTTAGGTCAGCATACAAATAATAATTTGAAATATAATTATTTAGAGATATTACTAACCACATATAAATCATGATCTTTATCTGTCCTCAAATTTATGAGTGAAAAAGATGATGAATAACCGAATTGACTTATATATTGATATCAAAACCTATAAATCAAAATGTTGGTCCACGAATGAAATGCGTTATCGATTTCGAACCGAAAAATAACCTATAAGTTTTGATATTCTGCATATCGACGAGAAATGAATTTATAGGTCTATTAGAACTATGAATTCATCAAAACCTAAACTCTATAAATTTAGCATCAATTCTCTCAACATTTATGAGTATAATTGACAAAGACATCTAATAcgaaaatattttcatatttggtCAATCTAGTGATTTTACAAGCATGAGTTCTTTAGTTTTTATCATTGTATTATTGATcctagaggaaattacactcctcTCCCCTGTATGTTTCAGGTATTACACAACCCTCCCCTGTGAAGTTTGTCATTacaaattttttcattttaagttGTAGATTATATCAACCATACCCTGACCGTGAGTGAGAAATCGTTAAGTGTGTTACAAATTTAtattaaaccccaaaatacccttggtcCAATGGAGATGACGAATTTGCCCCCAACCCTTATTAtcgtcttcttccttgagaaacCATGGAAGAGTTAGGGTTTATTCTAACTTGCGATAGGTAGTTCTCAAATCTATTACTAGAGAATTTGCAGATCAGTCATTTAGTAAGAACTTGAAACCTTTTCACTATTTGGAACTCAAATTGAACTTTTTGATCTCTCTGTTTTAGTATCATCCAGATGTTTACAAAGGAAACAACTATGTTATTCAATTCAATCAAATTAATGAAGCTTATAATGTAAGTTTTAGagatctatctatctatctataatGGGTATTCACTCATAAATCATAACTCCTTAGTTATTAAGGATTGAtcgattgatgatgatgatgggttTGGTTTGTTTCTGCTACAGGTTGTGATGAGCTACTTGAGGGGAGAAGAGACGAACATGATTGGTGATCAATGTGAGTCTTCGTACGATTACAACGATGCAGATGAACTGATGAGAGGAATGTGTGATCCAGATTGGGACATGTGGGAAGAATGGATGGGACGGGAAGTTGCTGGAATTCGTGATTACTCTTCTCACATCAACCCTTACATCTAATCTCATCCTCTATAAGGCTTTAATTAAGCTTCCAGGGTCATCGATCATCATGGGTTTTGGGTATCAATCCCAACTGTCAACATATAATAAACTTAAAATACCTAAATTGAAATCGATGAGAGACTCAGAATAAGACTTGGGTTGGATTTCACCCCAGTTGGATGATTCGGGAGGAAGATGAGCATGAGTTGTTAGGTTTTGTTGTATGAAACAATGTCGGTAGATGAGAAGGTTGAGGTCAATTTCATATACGAGGCTCCGAACTAATCCATCTTCCACAAATGAGATCTTTGTACAGTCGCTTCTCTCTGTTTTTAGATTTAGGGTTCTAAttcagaggagaagaaaaataaaaagtcattTGATATCTGCTTTTAATAGTGTTATCACCATAGGGTACGTTTCTAATTACAAACTTCGTAGAGGGTCTGAGTGTAATACCTGAAACATACAAGGGAGGGGTGTAATTTCCTCTTGATCCTATCCATCTTCTTTTGCATCCAATTCTGTGTAGCCCAAGAACATTATTCATCAAGCAATGCTACACTAGAGATGAAGGCACCTCCGACCAGGCATGATGTCCTTCATGGCACCTACTAAGAACCATCATAGGGAATGATGACTTATGCTAACCATATGCCCTATCCTAAGGGTAGTACTTAGTGTCCACATATCACCTAGACCCCTCACCTAATCATGGGACAATGACATCTGTAACCATTTCTAAACTCCACTAAGGTTAATAGACCTAACTTAGGTTAGGTTATGCGGTTATCCCACCCTAGGGTAACCGCAGTTGGGTTAACCATTACCACAATGATTAGCCGTTATGAGATCTGCCACCTCATCTCATATGGTGATCATCCCACCAATGGCTTGCGAGTTCACATCAGTAAGGAAAGCAACCAGTCAGCCAGTACGAATAGCTATCGACCACTATATAAGGGAGACTTACCAGATTTCTAGGGTAAAATACTCAGTACACTCAAAGCTCTGCCTACTCTCCCCTCTATTTGCACCTTAATACTAACTTAAGGATCGGAGCTTCCTTCTCGGGCTCACCCTTTGAGCCAGTTTCTAATCTTTGGTCTACAGGTCTAAGCTGAGTGGGAAACTGCAGTAACATaaataatctcttttttttctcttttttgtatttCCTATTCACTGTTCTAGGAAGGAAAATCTAAGTGccctttttctgaaaattaGAACTCATGGTTGGGAACCTTATGTTCTGTGATGCTTGTGTTATTGCTTGCTTCTTTAATTCTGGTGTTATAGAGATTATTTGAACTAATTCTAGTGTAGTGACTGACTGAAGGGCTTCTAATTCAGTCCTTTGTGGATATAGTTCTCTCTAGGGGTGTTAAGCGGTCAGGTCATGCAGATCATGATCAGGCCTAGCTGGGTTTGGCCAATTTCTAGGGCTGCACCATGAACACCCATTTAACTAAACGAGCTTGCCTAGGGCAGACATGGTATGGTTGATAATCTGGGTGATTAGTCTCAGAGCTTTAATCGAGTTGCCACAAACGGACCTTAATTGGGCTACaaacctatttaactttaaatgggccctctttaaaattggtctccTAAATGGGTTTGAAGGGAATACCAACAAAATGAGGCAGAGATGCGCATAGCAAAGAGATCCCATAGTTTAAGtagattaagccaaagatggacATAGCAactaagttactaaggtactcgGTCTTTGACCTttgaaactcaaattaattaaactatgtctacacaacccaagtttagcaagattaaatcaattaaactatgcctaaaAAGGATAAATGTTCAAATAACAACCAGCACCACTGTAACGACCCCAAATCCTATCTAGGAGTTTGGTCATTGGTGATCCAAGATCGATTTCATTTTTGAGAATGAACTGGTATGGATTTCCACAAAccatgagaataaaaaaaataaaataaatacaaaggtGCAATTAATTTATAGAAATGTGCATCGAAAGtcttaatataaaaaaaaaaaaaaaaaaaaaaaaaaaaaaaaagacacttcCCCCATAGGAAGGTTTAAAAGGAAATGACATTAAAGGTCCATAAGTTTTACTAAAGACTTtaaagaaaaactaaagaaaaataagatcataaaaaaaaaaactaaaaataaccTCCACCCAAGTCAAAGCCACCCTTCTCCTTGCTAGACCATAGATATGCAATAGGCTCCTCATCTCCCTCTCTATAAATTTCAATCCCATCATCTGAAATATTGTAAGGGGTCATCTTTTGGGGAAGCTTAGTAAATGGCAGAAAACACAATTTACACAAgtataaaaataacaaaaataaggtTTTCTTTTAGATGAAATGTGAACTattattgaaataaaataaaatctaacaaaTCAATCAAACAATAATAGATATCATAAATCATGATCAATAGAATTTAACACCACCGTCCCGTACCGTACTACggctcacaccgtactctgaCCTTGATCGGTGTATtaacccattcacataattcATAATCTCAATAATAATTCCAACATATGAGAATGGAATGTGCCCCTGTACCGTACTATGGCTCACATCACACTGTGACCTTGATCCACATCCATCCTATATGTAAGATATTACAATCACACCATTGGTTTTTGTAAGACGTAAAACACACTCTATCATCCCATATCGTACTACGGCTCACACCTTACTGTGACTTTGATCGATAGTGAGGTTTTTGTGTAAACAAAATGTGCTCAATGATAGCATACATCATCCAAAAATTCACATAAGGACATAATGTAACAATCACAAATccgaaaagaaaatgaaatacatGTAAATCAGAATTTCTAATATGCTTTCATTTATTAAGCTTGAAATGCAAAACCCAATAAAGAGATAGAAAGTTCATGAGAAATAAATTTACAATTcttaaaaaaacaataaatcatttaatatataaacatacaaattaattttctatatgacatgttaataattatataaaaaggaaaaccatGTGTAGAGAATGAATTAAACCACTTATAGCTTTCacagaaggaaaaaataagaaaccttTAGATATAAGGTCTTGAAATGAACATCTCCCTCCTAATCAAACAAAGCTAAGGGAAGAGGTTggacatttcttcttcttcttcttcttcttcttctctttctcacttgaatcaccaagagaggggaaaaagatgagggtgtccctctttctctctctctctctctctctctctctctctctcttttctcctctcttttcaaAATCTGTAGCCTTGTGAGAGGCTGCCAACCTACcctcttctccttttatttccCAAGCTCTCTTTCTAATTCACAGAAAGAATAAAATCTTTGAGGGCCAATCAACATTCTCCCTTGTCAATTTGCTTAGCAAGGCTAAGGGGAGATGCCAAAAGTATTGCTCATATGCCCCTTTAATTATACAATGTGTCCCCCTTGATTAGATAATTTCTCCCCCCTTTGATTTGAGTCTTATAAAGAAGGGAAAGATGATAATCAATTTACCCCATTGATTAGAAAATTTGTCCCCCTTGATTTGAATCtcataaagaaggaaaaaaaaatatatcgcTTAGTATAATTAAAATGATAGTAATCTATGTGTCAAATCATAATTgcatgaatttgaataattGGCATTATAGGTATGGTGGTTTGAAAATCaaccataaatatataaaccaaataaggaaataatgtgAGGTGGGGAGATAAAATACAATATTTACTATGGTTTATAATAGGCAGTAATGGTAAggcaaattagaagtttctataAGTGACCGACAACCAAAAAGGCAGTTATGCCTCACCACATAGTTACCAAAAAAGGTATGAGTCTAAAAAAGGAATtttacaaattcaaaaatatttaaaaacttACCAAAATTAGAGTGGTGATAAGGCCATAGAATCTTGGACTTTGGTCAACATATTACACCCGagccctgactcggtctaatttgaacaaTTGTGCCAATCTAACTAGAGGGGGTTTGTACCTTTCGATTCCAGATGGTAAATGACCcaactcctcacacataaatccTGGAACATTTCAAAGCTGCCGAAAGACCATGAGCACGAGCGAGGTTAACTAATCATGCAAGGCCAATTGGTGGACAACAAGATGTCTTGGCCACCAAAAATAAGCCACTAGAAatagcctgggcctgaatctggtgGCTGTTTTCGGTGAGTCAAACAAGCTGTTGTTAAGGTTCCGATACCAGTGGGTCCTTCCACTCGCATAGTAGAGAGTCTCGgttgatcccaaatcatccttcacactttTCTCGTGACATGAGCATTCTGTGGACCTAAATAGTCAGGTTCTCGGGCTTCGAAAGTTGTATTAACCCGATTGGTCTGAATAGGGttaaaccaaatggaccctaaggcctATTTGCCTAATaagtgggaaatgaggaattcatttcctcatttccactttgctcaaatgtaggagaggagagaaagaggagaagaggaagaagaagaagaagaagaagaagaggaagaagaggggagaaggcttaccttggcGCCGGCTGCTGCCTAGTTACTGAATCGCTGTTGGAGGTAAGTGTAATCATTCTTACTACCCTAACTCTTCATTTAGACCTAAGTTAAGCTAGGTTTGGGTGTAATTTTAGTGCACAAGCCATGTTGAGCTCAGGGAATGCGTGTTCCACCTCCCCGGTGCCGTTATCGAGCTCGAACAAGTCTGGTGATCTCCCATAACAAGATTGGCTAATTGACtacctagggtttcgatcattcgatcgatgtatctcccaattGGCTTCGTGAAATCGGGATTTTATtgacttagaatgatgctaggaacattccctacaaactctatggaatAAATCCCAATGATCGGGCCCGAGAcggaaagccccaattctaGTGGACAGTTCTGTACTGCTACCGGAAGACACCAGAAACACTAGGCCTGCTTCTggtgggctatttttggtgaaccATAGAGCTCTATGAGCtctctgccaccaccaccagaaataggattgatatttttggtgaaaaatccctgtttctggtgggtgtttctggtgacattatTGTTACTTGGGgactttgtctgtaccctttgggggtgacccaagtggggcCTTCCCGATGTCCCCGACACGTATTGATGTAAGattgcccttgtgtctagg
Coding sequences:
- the LOC122063822 gene encoding chaperone protein dnaJ 8, chloroplastic-like; the encoded protein is MGDYENVKYHPDVYKGNNYVIQFNQINEAYNVVMSYLRGEETNMIGDQCESSYDYNDADELMRGMCDPDWDMWEEWMGREVAGIRDYSSHINPYI